One Carassius gibelio isolate Cgi1373 ecotype wild population from Czech Republic chromosome A7, carGib1.2-hapl.c, whole genome shotgun sequence DNA window includes the following coding sequences:
- the alpk1 gene encoding alpha-protein kinase 1, with the protein MSGQQEALLQECLRRAISGPRRDTQTPRRESFPDDLNTLLQEAADRKWPFVEEKWQYKQSVTSEDKMNSSDMIRKHLPQLLVFLRDSIAADEPEWALAVVFLVDRLLYWMDGSHVLLKIAKALHKRYPDVPIAPQVIIRQARVYLNTGKLQKAEVILSSLISNNASTGSWTYQKASDQTLVQAVSLQVRGQVLQTLGLWLEAAELIWASLIGFYALPQPDKKGIGTSLGLLANILTSMNDRDFAALQKKSHIDLSFLGESRHRLLSAARAAKMAVVFSQYGSLYVLTNVVAQGICLLSYSFSKKCPAEDQRLYLVLAKEAFEIGLLTKTTGDVVTSKLELHTFLKAAYCLATTHRWMTGPSERVTSAMSVCREAMTVFVDYCTKADSTLCAEIMAKIQQIKLLLKVETFRNSDPRSFIPDSYRSMEFGSVLFTLSDFAKALDVFGKHHKSVCEAFENGVGSGSCSTHAQCITAFQTDTEVLPTEIPKPPDHGADHSSLFSSKRNPSSNGSSLVLVDHSCHTVDEQSSTGSYELVDDFSNGSPEANIINPSNQSSTSPSVPNTFSNNKENQCQGQAIQELATTEDVEINPSEMPSIRWRDNLDARASSSSFSSGSSWERVSGQSQSGIETEEDVIDPSHDSSKINNDAKVGCTKGGSTSSFSLCDSSASSSSWQKLSLSPIANVERLELTHKKERTDQHLQVPNKIQEWQETTLPSTESDPFEELGFEHLSTPEKCQPAKPSSTGDNAPLCKDCFENCIMGSDILTERDYRSLLAGVCQRCLVERLPNKPLEPLEPGQLEQAYDAIVLKYSKASDVWIGSETSVYIGKLMGVQGKQRRAIQVLYLHQEQLLNSYVGKEYLKAKGLHMHLDDVERQMTAQYYVTEFNKCLYDNNVTTQIFFIPSEVLLVLEKDRIVTCLSAEPYMSGTFVKLTNNARDTDKKHDATKYGIAFGHFSYEFSGHQEVVVDLQGWITANGKGLTYLTDPQIHSLLKSRSSNFQQNGINNFLKHQHGDECNEICGAAGLRHIR; encoded by the exons ATGAGcggccagcaggaggcgctgctGCAGGAGTGTCTGCGACGCGCGATCAGCGGACCGAGGAGAGACACGCAGACCCCCCGCCGCG AGTCGTTTCCGGACGATCTGAACACGCTTCTCCAGGAGGCCGCAGACAGAAAGTGGCCGTTCGTCGAGGAGAAATGGCAGTACAAGCAGTCCGTGACGTCTGAGGACAAAATGAACTCTTCGGATATGATCAGGAAGCACCTGCCGCAGTTACTG GTGTTTCTCAGAGACAGCATCGCGGCCGATGAGCCGGAGTGGGCGCTCGCAGTGGTTTTCCTGGTCGACCGTCTTCTGTACTGGATGGACGGCTCTCATGTGCTGTTGAAGATTGCTAAAGCGTTGCACAAACGTTATCCGGACGTTCCCATCGCCCCTCAGGTCATCATCAGACAGGCTCGAGTCTATCTGAACACTG GTAAACTCCAGAAAGCAGAGGTCATTCTCAGCAGTCTGATCAGTAATAATGCTTCGACAG GCTCGTGGACGTATCAGAAGGCCAGCGATCAGACGCTAGTGCAAGCCGTCAGTCTTCAGGTGCGCGGACAAGTGCTGCAGACGCTCG GTCTGTGGCTTGAGGCTGCTGAGCTCATATGGGCGTCTCTGATCGGCTTTTACGCTCTTCCACAACCTGATAAAAAG GGCATTGGGACGTCTCTCGGGCTCCTGGCAAACATACTGACCTCCATGAATGACCGAGACTTCGCTGCACTTCAGAAGAAGTCTCACATTGATTTG AGTTTTCTCGGAGAGAGTCGCCATCGTCTGCTGTCCGCGGCGCGAGCGGCTAAAATGGCCGTTGTGTTCAGTCAGTACGGATCTCTGTACGTTCTGACCAACGTG GTCGCCCAAGGCATTTGTTTACTGTCTTACAGTTTCTCAAAAAAATGCCCTGCGGAGGATCAGCGGCTGTACCTGGTTTTAGCGAAGGAGGCCTTTGAGATCGGCTTGCTAACAAAGACGACAGGAGACGTCGTCACCAGCAAGCTGGAGTTACACACGTTCCTCAAAGCTGCTTACTGCTTAGCCACGACTCACAGATGGATGACCGGCCCGTCCGAGAGGGTCACCTCAGCCATGAGCGTCTGTCGGGAAGCCATGACTGTGTTTGTTGACTACTGCACTAAAGCAGATTCAACTTTGTGCGCCGAGATCATGGCGAAGATACAGCAGATTAAGTTGCTGTTGAAGGTAGAAACGTTTCGTAATTCCGATCCACGCTCTTTTATTCCCGACAGCTACCGTTCGATGGAGTTCGGGTCTGTTTTGTTCACGCTCAGTGATTTTGCGAAGGCACTGGATGTTTTTGGAAAGCACCACAAGTCTGTTTGTGAGGCGTTCGAGAACGGCGTTGGAAGTGGTTCGTGCTCGACTCATGCACAATGTATAACGGCGTTTCAGACGGACACCGAAGTTCTCCCAACAGAGATCCCGAAACCCCCGGATCATGGAGCAGATCATTCAAGTCTGTTTTCCTCCAAGCGGAATCCATCTAGCAATGGATCATCATTGGTTTTGGTTGATCATAGCTGTCATACTGTCGATGAGCAAAGCAGCACTGGATCTTATGAGTTGGTTGATGACTTCAGCAATGGGAGTCCAGAAGCAAACATCATCAACCCGAGCAATCAAAGTAGCACCAGTCCATCCGTTCCCAACACCTTTAGTAACAATAAAGAAAACCAATGTCAAGGTCAAGCCATTCAAGAGCTCGCTACAACTGAAGATGTTGAGATCAACCCATCAGAAATGCCAAGTATCCGATGGAGAGACAATCTGGATGCAAGAGCGTCTTCCAGTTCCTTCAGCAGTGGCTCTTCATGGGAACGTGTATCAGGACAGTCTCAGAGTGGCATAGAAACCGAGGAGGACGTTATAGATCCCTCTCATGATAGCAGCAAAATCAATAACGATGCAAAGGTTGGCTGCACCAAAGGTGGAAGCACTTCCTCGTTTTCCCTCTGCGATAGTTCTGCGTCCTCCTCTTCATGGCAAAAACTGTCTTTAAGCCCCATCGCTAATGTAGAGCGGCTTGAGTTAACACACAAGAAAGAAAGGACGGATCAGCATCTTCAGGTCCCAAACAAGATTCAAGAATGGCAAGAAACCACTCTGCCGTCCACCGAGAGTGACCCGTTTGAGGAACTGGGGTTTGAGCATCTCTCAACACCTGAGAAGTGTCAGCCCGCCAAACCCTCGTCTACAGGAGACAACGCACCGCTGTGCAAGGACTGCTTCGAGAACTGCATCATGGGAAGTGACATCCTGACTGAGCGTGACTACAGATCTCTTTTGGCTGGAGTTTGTCAACGCTGCCTTGTTGAGAGACTGCCGAACAAACCGCTGGAGCCTCTGGAGCCCGGACAACTGGAGCAGGCCTACG ATGCCATCGTCCTGAAGTACTCGAAGGCTTCTGACGTCTGGATAGGCTCTGAAACCAGCGTGTACATTGGGAAGCTGATGGGTGTCCAGGGCAAACAGAGGCGAGCCATCCAGGTGCTGTACCTACACCAGGAACAACTGCTCAACAG CTATGTGGGAAAGGAATACCTGAAAGCTAAAGGGCTCCACATGCATCTTGATGACGTGGAGAGACAGATGACTGCACAGTACTACGTTACAGAGTTTAATAAATGCCTGTACGATAATAACGTCACAACCCAGATCTTCTTCATCCCGTCTGAAGTGCTGCTG GTTCTGGAGAAGGATCGTATTGTAACCTGCTTGTCTGCTGAGCCGTACATGTCTGGGACATTTGTAAAACTCACAAACAACGCAAGAGATACTGACAAGAAACATGACGCCACTAAATACGGCATCGCCTTTGGTCATTTCAGCTACGAGTTCTCCGGTCATCAGGAAGTGGTGGTGGATCTGCAAG GATGGATAACGGCCAACGGGAAGGGCTTGACGTACCTGACCGACCCTCAGATACACTCGCTCTTGAAGTCCAGGTCTAGTAACTTCCAACAGAACGGGATCAATAACTTCCTCAAACACCAGCACGGAGACGAGTGCAACGAGATCTGTGGAGCAGCCGGACTCAGACACATCAGATAA
- the LOC128017817 gene encoding ependymin — protein MMKMMKPLLGLCWVLVLVLVLVLTGRSSAQMPHRCRTPALLSGSMSVSAREGQDWVLAKYRYDAIGQRIRLWEFGQVQSKSFHADMLFLFREAVVYSIDYKNRTCQKNPLHTAFHPSHIPHNASLLSQVILGGSSAPGEGLLVNTWTGDVPATAGKYLATVTEFGCIPVSTLYYTPKTGWILTSYFNAVTGIEDPEQFFPPPFCAHADTKEEQLDFFSAFY, from the exons atgatgaagatgatgaagccTCTGCTGGGCTTGTGTTgggttctggttctggttctggtgCTGGTTCTGACTGGAAGAAGCTCCGCACAGATGCCACATCGATGCC ggacGCCAGCGCTGCTGTCCGGCAGTATGAGCGTG agcgcTCGGGAAGGCCAGGACTGGGTGTTGGCCAAATATCGTTACGATGCTATCGGCCAGCGCATCAGATTATGGGAGTTCGGTCAGGTTCAGAGTAAATCGTTCCACGCAGACATGCTGTTCCTGTTCCGAGAG GCCGTGGTCTACAGCATCGACTATAAGAACCGCACGTGTCAGAAGAACCCTCTCCACACAGCCTTCCACCCCTCACACATTCCCCACAACGCCTCGCTGCTGTCACAGGTGATTCTGGGAGGTTCGTCAGCTCCAGGTGAGGGTCTGCTGGTCAACACCTGGACGGGGGACGTCCCTGCGACCGCAG GTAAATATTTGGCCACAGTCACAGAGTTCGGATGCATCCCGGTGTCCACGCTCTACTACACTCCTAAAACGGGCTGGATCCTCACCTC ATATTTCAATGCGGTGACGGGGATCGAGGACCCGGAGCAGTTCTTTCCTCCTCCTTTCTGTGCTCATGCAGACACTAAAGAGGAGCAGCTCGACTTCTTCAGCGCCTTTTACTGA